One window from the genome of Etheostoma spectabile isolate EspeVRDwgs_2016 unplaced genomic scaffold, UIUC_Espe_1.0 scaffold00004845, whole genome shotgun sequence encodes:
- the LOC116677316 gene encoding germ cell-specific gene 1-like protein has protein sequence CVCVCVCVCVCVCFAGLLGMVAHMMYTQVFQITVSLGPEDWRPHSWDYGWSFCMAWGSFTCCMAASVTTLNSYTKTVIEFRHKRKLFEQGLREEQNYLDQEAFHYFRDHSLQSISSTVEVYPGHGGTRTTGLIVGGPSPGPGPGRGPGPGPGRGKMKAPSATIDLGENTDSLGEEQC, from the exons tgtgtgtgtgtgtgtgtgtgtgtgtgtgtgtgtgtgtgtgttttgcaggtcTTCTCGGTATGGTGGCCCACATGATGTACACTCAGGTGTTCCAGATCACAGTTAGTCTGGGTCCTGAAGACTGGAGGCCTCACAGCTGGGACTACGGCTGGTCCTTCTG CATGGCCTGGGGTTCCTTCACTTGCTGCATGGCTGCCTCCGTCACCACCCTCAACTCCTACACCAAGACAGTGATCGAGTTCAGACACAAACGCAAGCTGTTCGAGCAGGGCCTGCGCGAGGAGCAGAACTACCTGGACCAGGAAGCGTTCCACTACTTCCGGGACCACTCCCTCCAGTCCATCTCCAGCACTGTGGAGGTCTATCCCGGCCACGGCGGAACCAGAACCACCGGGCTCATCGTTGGGGGACCGAGTCCCGGTCCAGGACCGGGTCGTGGTCCAGGTCCTGGTCCCGGAAGGGGCAAGATGAAAGCCCCGTCAGCAACGATAGACCTGGGGGAGAACACAGACTCGCTGGGAGAGGAGCAGTGCTGA